One Candidatus Krumholzibacteriia bacterium genomic window carries:
- a CDS encoding RyR domain-containing protein, whose product MTDRIDTSAVEVPASLIPLRERLAAHIHAVWAEGRRRGGWTWGPRRDDEALTHPGLVPYDDLSESEKDYDRNTALETLKAVLALGYRLESPQTDDPEAGTDSMT is encoded by the coding sequence ATGACCGATCGAATCGACACGAGTGCGGTGGAAGTTCCCGCATCGCTGATTCCACTGCGCGAGCGCCTGGCGGCCCACATCCACGCGGTCTGGGCGGAGGGCCGGCGGCGGGGCGGCTGGACGTGGGGGCCACGGCGTGACGACGAAGCCCTCACCCATCCGGGTCTGGTGCCCTACGACGATCTGAGCGAATCGGAGAAGGACTACGACCGCAACACCGCCCTCGAAACGCTGAAGGCGGTTCTGGCGCTCGGTTACCGGCTCGAATCGCCGCAGACGGACGACCCGGAGGCCGGAACCGACTCGATGACCTGA
- a CDS encoding NAD-binding protein: protein MRRLLVRLLHVVQHNFRVITITSAVLCVVSAWSAIVILEHGMPRESGSASGFLGFVQRIASDGYRVAGTLVLEGPQIRDDERGYDPDHEELGRHLLFVARTAALVFNLSLAVAIVLAVSRRWQESLERSHFRASSRRTPYVVCFGLGRLNMQVVHDLRSDDEETRRRVGPKRNVIVVESDPANPWLDEASTLGALVIVGDVTSPEIRERAGLDAAGDLIIACGDDALNIDIARDVIQAHRTGEIERRREMKRAPAPYGHLQCRVHVGEQELSELLAEHDLFECQLDPVDLHTFSSWNNAALDLLLNPAHGLATVHVPASHEIPWYGIFGFERAGQVIALEIARLAHFPCARRPRMTIHDHGIDDLKRGFLARHPGFAPDETIDLEEHAARPDPDKDRWSHRGYRVNSAWSAPTGEGVEYVCTAEFREMNSRAESPDDVARLLRLMRTDGDEPVKPALIVCFADERKNVRSALRLQSRLLGLTDAEHPVCVPIYVHVPTEEGLGRMLREAERHPRFPIIPFGLADDTAGYDVITHPVREDVASIIHLSYLEALDGDRAVRTDDERRRMAERAWECMTPAEKAQNYTAAAHALVKLACLGYRYRPALPGESAPPIDVHDLERLAPVEHNRWMAERLVLGWRFGSYPEGYDRLTEDGKRDVRAAMGTRKLRGSLVPWDALSEEEKEKDRSQVNRLQSDLELAGQVIESVPASGSSVCGDSSR from the coding sequence ATGAGACGTCTGCTCGTCCGACTGTTGCATGTCGTCCAGCACAACTTCCGGGTGATCACGATTACGAGCGCGGTACTGTGCGTCGTGTCGGCGTGGTCCGCCATCGTCATCCTCGAACACGGCATGCCACGCGAATCCGGCTCTGCGTCCGGGTTTCTCGGCTTCGTCCAACGTATCGCGTCCGACGGCTACCGCGTGGCCGGCACCCTGGTGCTGGAGGGGCCCCAGATCCGTGACGACGAACGCGGCTACGATCCGGACCACGAGGAGCTGGGCAGACACCTCCTGTTCGTCGCGCGGACCGCCGCTCTGGTCTTCAATCTCTCGCTCGCGGTCGCGATCGTCCTGGCCGTGTCCAGGCGATGGCAGGAATCGCTCGAGCGTAGCCACTTCCGCGCGTCTTCGCGGCGCACGCCGTACGTGGTCTGTTTCGGCCTCGGAAGGCTCAACATGCAGGTCGTGCACGACCTCCGTTCCGACGACGAGGAAACGCGCCGGCGCGTCGGGCCGAAGCGGAACGTCATCGTCGTCGAGAGCGATCCGGCGAATCCGTGGCTCGACGAAGCGTCGACGCTCGGCGCCCTCGTCATCGTCGGTGACGTGACCTCGCCCGAGATCCGCGAGCGCGCGGGGCTCGACGCCGCCGGGGACCTGATCATCGCGTGCGGGGACGACGCACTGAACATCGATATCGCGCGCGACGTGATCCAGGCCCATCGCACGGGTGAGATCGAGCGGCGACGTGAGATGAAACGAGCGCCCGCGCCCTACGGACATCTGCAATGTCGCGTGCACGTCGGCGAGCAGGAGCTGTCCGAATTGCTGGCCGAACACGACCTCTTCGAATGCCAACTGGATCCCGTCGATCTCCACACCTTCAGTTCGTGGAACAACGCGGCGCTCGACCTCCTGCTGAATCCTGCCCACGGCCTTGCCACCGTTCACGTGCCCGCGTCGCACGAGATCCCGTGGTACGGGATCTTCGGATTCGAACGCGCGGGGCAGGTGATCGCGCTCGAGATCGCCCGGCTCGCGCACTTCCCATGCGCGCGACGTCCGCGCATGACGATCCACGACCATGGGATCGACGATCTGAAGCGTGGTTTCCTGGCGCGGCACCCGGGCTTTGCCCCGGACGAGACGATCGATCTCGAGGAGCACGCCGCGCGCCCCGATCCGGACAAGGATCGCTGGAGTCATCGTGGATATCGGGTGAATTCGGCGTGGAGTGCTCCGACGGGCGAAGGGGTCGAGTACGTGTGCACGGCCGAGTTCCGCGAGATGAACTCGCGAGCGGAATCGCCCGACGATGTCGCGCGACTCCTCCGGCTGATGAGGACTGACGGCGACGAGCCGGTCAAACCGGCGCTGATCGTGTGCTTCGCCGACGAGCGGAAGAACGTGCGGTCGGCCCTGCGCCTGCAGAGCCGACTGCTCGGGCTCACCGATGCTGAACATCCCGTGTGCGTGCCGATCTACGTCCATGTGCCGACCGAGGAAGGTCTCGGCCGCATGCTCCGCGAGGCGGAGCGACACCCACGGTTTCCCATCATTCCCTTCGGACTCGCCGACGACACGGCGGGCTACGACGTGATCACGCATCCCGTGCGCGAGGACGTCGCGAGCATCATCCATCTGTCGTATCTGGAGGCGCTCGACGGGGACCGTGCCGTTCGTACCGACGACGAGCGCCGTCGGATGGCCGAGAGGGCCTGGGAGTGCATGACACCGGCCGAGAAGGCACAGAACTACACGGCGGCCGCCCACGCGTTGGTCAAGCTCGCCTGTCTCGGCTATCGGTATCGACCCGCGTTGCCGGGAGAGTCGGCGCCCCCGATCGACGTCCACGATCTCGAGCGCCTCGCACCCGTGGAGCACAATCGCTGGATGGCCGAGCGCCTGGTCCTGGGGTGGCGCTTCGGCTCCTACCCCGAGGGCTACGACCGGCTCACCGAGGACGGCAAGCGCGACGTTCGGGCGGCGATGGGCACCCGGAAGCTCCGCGGATCGCTCGTTCCCTGGGATGCTCTCTCCGAAGAGGAGAAGGAAAAGGACAGGAGTCAGGTGAATCGACTGCAGAGCGACCTGGAGCTCGCGGGTCAGGTCATCGAGTCGGTTCCGGCCTCCGGGTCGTCCGTCTGCGGCGATTCGAGCCGGTAA
- a CDS encoding TspO/MBR family protein: MRLDPASRILLALVVSLVVTFTAAAIGARASIDAATFYGALDKPAFAPPGWIFGPTWTLLYLSMAMAAFGVWKVRGWSGARGALTLYLVQLVFNALWSVFFFGMRLGTWSLVDIGVLWVLLVATVVAFWRVRWGLGLLLVPYLLWVSFAAALNVAVVRMNPAAFG, translated from the coding sequence GTGCGACTCGATCCCGCATCCCGAATCCTGCTCGCGCTCGTCGTCAGCCTGGTCGTGACCTTCACCGCCGCGGCCATCGGGGCGCGGGCGTCGATCGACGCCGCGACCTTCTACGGTGCGCTCGACAAGCCCGCCTTCGCGCCGCCGGGCTGGATCTTCGGTCCGACGTGGACGCTGCTCTACCTGTCGATGGCGATGGCGGCCTTCGGCGTGTGGAAGGTCCGCGGCTGGTCGGGCGCCCGGGGAGCCCTCACGCTCTACCTCGTGCAGCTCGTCTTCAACGCGCTGTGGAGCGTGTTCTTCTTCGGGATGCGCCTGGGGACGTGGTCGCTGGTCGACATCGGAGTCCTGTGGGTGCTGCTGGTCGCGACCGTGGTCGCGTTCTGGCGCGTGCGGTGGGGACTCGGTCTGCTGCTCGTGCCCTACCTGCTCTGGGTGAGCTTCGCCGCGGCCCTGAACGTCGCCGTCGTCCGCATGAACCCGGCGGCCTTCGGCTGA
- a CDS encoding nucleoside deaminase → MPSRSEDVEHLEEAIRLAEQNVRAGGGPFGAVVVRDGDVIARGVNRVTVDLDPTAHAEVVAIRAACEVLDDFQLHGCTIYASCEPCPMCLGAIHWARPEAIVWAAEREDAAEAGFDDSHIYEQIPLPPDRRALTSRQVDHPDARRPFRAWLAHDARTRY, encoded by the coding sequence ATGCCGTCACGGTCCGAGGACGTCGAACACCTGGAAGAGGCGATCCGTCTCGCCGAGCAGAACGTCCGTGCCGGGGGCGGTCCGTTCGGCGCGGTGGTCGTACGCGACGGGGACGTGATCGCGCGCGGGGTGAACCGCGTCACCGTCGATCTCGATCCCACCGCGCACGCCGAGGTCGTCGCGATCCGCGCGGCGTGTGAGGTGCTCGACGACTTCCAGTTGCACGGGTGCACGATCTACGCGAGCTGCGAGCCGTGTCCCATGTGTCTCGGTGCGATCCACTGGGCCCGGCCCGAGGCGATCGTCTGGGCCGCCGAACGCGAGGATGCCGCCGAGGCGGGGTTCGACGACTCGCACATCTACGAACAGATCCCTCTGCCGCCGGATCGGCGGGCGCTGACCAGCCGACAGGTCGACCATCCGGACGCACGGCGTCCCTTCCGGGCGTGGCTCGCGCACGACGCACGGACGCGGTACTGA
- a CDS encoding isoprenylcysteine carboxylmethyltransferase family protein codes for MDLRERIFNARSYTPIPILVAAVILAETTVTSFVAGLGTAILGEAVRVWAVGYAGSATRTTRGVGGEVLVVSGPYAHVRNPLYVGNFFLSLGVCIMAWAWMPWMLLLYVALFVAQYAMIVSLEEEHLRAEFGEAYEVYAAKVPRFVPRIAPYRSGQTLDFRLGSTLRSERSTFGNVLLCWVILGLRWSFG; via the coding sequence TTGGACCTCCGAGAACGGATCTTCAACGCGCGGAGCTACACGCCGATCCCGATCCTCGTGGCCGCCGTGATCCTGGCCGAGACGACCGTGACGAGCTTCGTGGCGGGACTGGGCACGGCGATCCTGGGCGAGGCCGTCCGGGTGTGGGCGGTCGGCTACGCGGGCAGTGCCACCCGCACGACGCGCGGCGTCGGGGGCGAGGTGCTCGTTGTGAGCGGACCCTACGCGCACGTCCGGAACCCGCTGTACGTGGGCAACTTCTTCCTGAGCCTGGGCGTCTGCATCATGGCCTGGGCCTGGATGCCGTGGATGCTGCTGCTCTACGTCGCACTGTTCGTGGCGCAGTACGCGATGATCGTCTCGCTCGAGGAAGAGCACCTGCGTGCGGAGTTCGGCGAGGCGTACGAGGTCTACGCGGCGAAGGTCCCGCGCTTCGTCCCGCGGATCGCCCCGTATCGATCGGGGCAGACCCTCGACTTCCGGCTCGGGTCCACGCTGCGCTCGGAGCGGAGTACCTTCGGGAACGTCCTGCTGTGCTGGGTGATCCTCGGGCTGCGTTGGTCCTTCGGTTGA
- a CDS encoding phosphatase PAP2 family protein, whose product MLLVVAQLVALPARADDWGLASDIGAYGLVLTSLAVPTLEEDGRGVGQAALSVGVASAVGLVGKALIDAERPDGSSLDSFPSNHTANAFAAATTWMIRQDSPWTYPALAVAAIVGVGRVKADRHHVRDVIAGAVLGSLSGWVFTRERADEDGMTDGWSFSITVPLG is encoded by the coding sequence GTGCTGCTCGTCGTCGCCCAGCTCGTGGCGCTCCCCGCCCGGGCCGACGACTGGGGGCTGGCCAGTGACATCGGCGCGTACGGTCTCGTGCTGACGTCGTTGGCCGTTCCCACTCTCGAGGAGGACGGCCGGGGTGTGGGGCAGGCGGCGCTCAGCGTGGGCGTGGCCAGTGCCGTTGGGCTCGTCGGCAAGGCGCTCATCGATGCCGAGCGTCCCGACGGAAGCAGCCTGGACAGCTTTCCCTCGAACCACACCGCGAACGCCTTCGCGGCGGCGACGACCTGGATGATCCGACAGGACTCGCCGTGGACCTACCCGGCCCTGGCGGTCGCGGCGATCGTGGGCGTCGGCCGGGTGAAGGCCGATCGGCATCATGTGCGCGACGTGATCGCTGGAGCGGTGCTGGGGTCGCTGTCGGGGTGGGTGTTCACGCGGGAGCGAGCGGACGAGGACGGGATGACCGATGGTTGGTCGTTCTCGATCACCGTCCCGCTCGGGTAG
- a CDS encoding cation:proton antiporter, protein MPLLAAVGAGAPTQVVFVQTALVLCLAAAAGFVGSRLKQPLIVSFIAVGILAGPHALDLVDDPHSLELLAEIGISILLFIVGLKLDLVMIRTMGRVALATGLGQVLFTSLGGFGIARLLGMDTTAAIYVAVALTFSSTIIIVKLLSDKREIDALHGRIAIGFLIVQDLAVVLAMIALSAYGAGAAGEETLLWKFGNVILYGVLFLGGVLLLMKRPLPWLLRQLSGAPELLVLFSIAWAVGLAAFGDWLGFSKEVGAFAAGMSIASTPYRDAIGSRLVSLRDFLLLFFFIHLGSALDLSLLGDEVVSAAVLSAFVLVGNPLIVMAIMGYMGYRKRTGFLAGLTVAQISEFSLILIGLGYALGHVDEATVGLVTLVGLITIGLSTYMILYSRTLYRWVSPALALFERRVPFREETPDELDVRALDHVDVLVVGLGNYGGAIVRGLIGRGQRVVGVDFDPQALRYWREQNVPVIYGDMEDPDLLEHLPIRNTRWVLIAVPDPDVTTSLVNLLWAAAYPGKLALSARTRTDAKRYETLGVDLMLRRYADAAELAVDAMNTALHQLPSDVEWPNALREVRLETGSVWAGRTIGRIPLRQTTGVSILAVSRAGRTTFDPEASYTLYPGDRVVLLGERENLESAVALITQREFGSQDGDDTFTIAAVDVPSACGLGGKTLGELHFRRDFGVTVIGIERGDQRLRTMTASTAIESEDRLIVAGCGHAVASMQAAIIDACRID, encoded by the coding sequence GTGCCGCTTCTCGCGGCCGTCGGCGCCGGCGCTCCTACCCAGGTCGTGTTCGTCCAGACGGCCCTCGTGCTGTGCCTGGCCGCAGCCGCCGGATTCGTCGGTAGCAGGCTCAAACAGCCGTTGATCGTTTCGTTCATCGCCGTGGGCATCCTGGCCGGACCCCACGCACTGGACCTCGTCGACGATCCCCACTCGCTCGAGCTGCTCGCCGAGATCGGCATCAGCATCCTGCTGTTCATCGTCGGTCTCAAGCTCGACCTCGTGATGATCCGCACCATGGGGCGCGTGGCGCTGGCCACGGGTCTGGGCCAGGTGCTGTTCACGTCGCTGGGCGGGTTCGGAATAGCGCGGCTGCTCGGCATGGACACCACGGCAGCGATCTACGTGGCGGTGGCCCTCACGTTCTCGAGCACGATCATCATCGTGAAGCTGCTGTCGGACAAACGAGAGATCGACGCGCTGCACGGACGGATCGCCATCGGGTTCCTGATCGTCCAGGATCTCGCCGTCGTGTTGGCGATGATCGCGCTCTCGGCCTACGGCGCAGGGGCGGCCGGCGAGGAGACGTTGCTCTGGAAGTTCGGCAACGTGATCCTCTACGGCGTCCTCTTCCTCGGCGGCGTGTTGCTGCTGATGAAGCGCCCGCTGCCCTGGTTGCTCCGGCAACTGTCGGGGGCGCCCGAGTTGCTCGTGCTCTTCTCGATCGCCTGGGCGGTGGGCCTGGCCGCGTTCGGTGATTGGTTGGGCTTCAGCAAAGAGGTCGGGGCATTCGCGGCCGGCATGTCGATCGCTTCGACGCCCTACCGCGACGCGATCGGCTCGCGATTGGTCAGCCTTCGTGACTTCCTGCTGCTCTTCTTCTTCATCCATCTGGGTTCTGCGCTGGACCTGTCGCTCCTGGGCGACGAAGTCGTATCGGCGGCAGTCCTCTCTGCGTTCGTGCTCGTGGGCAATCCACTGATCGTCATGGCGATCATGGGATACATGGGCTATCGGAAGCGCACGGGATTCCTGGCCGGTCTGACCGTGGCGCAGATCTCTGAGTTCTCGCTGATCCTCATCGGGTTGGGGTACGCCCTGGGCCACGTCGACGAGGCGACGGTCGGGCTGGTGACGCTGGTCGGGCTGATCACGATCGGTCTTTCCACGTACATGATCCTCTATTCGCGTACGCTGTATCGATGGGTGAGCCCGGCGCTGGCTCTGTTCGAGCGGCGGGTACCGTTCCGCGAGGAGACGCCGGACGAGTTGGATGTCCGGGCGCTCGACCACGTCGACGTCCTGGTCGTGGGGCTCGGCAACTACGGCGGAGCCATCGTGCGTGGGCTGATCGGGCGGGGGCAGAGGGTCGTGGGTGTGGACTTCGACCCGCAGGCACTGCGGTACTGGCGTGAGCAGAACGTACCGGTGATCTACGGTGACATGGAAGACCCCGACCTGCTCGAGCACCTGCCGATCCGAAACACGCGCTGGGTGCTGATCGCGGTGCCGGACCCCGACGTGACCACCTCGCTCGTCAACCTGCTCTGGGCGGCGGCATACCCCGGGAAGCTGGCGCTCTCGGCGCGCACCCGGACCGACGCGAAGCGTTACGAGACACTCGGTGTCGACCTCATGCTGCGGCGGTATGCCGACGCCGCCGAGCTGGCCGTCGACGCGATGAACACCGCGCTGCACCAGCTCCCGTCGGATGTCGAGTGGCCCAACGCGCTGAGGGAGGTTCGGCTCGAAACCGGAAGCGTGTGGGCCGGACGGACCATCGGTCGGATCCCGCTGCGCCAGACGACCGGCGTGAGCATTCTGGCGGTCAGCCGCGCGGGCCGGACGACCTTCGATCCCGAAGCGAGCTACACTCTCTATCCCGGCGACCGAGTCGTTCTGCTGGGCGAGCGGGAGAACCTCGAGTCTGCGGTGGCCCTCATCACGCAGCGCGAGTTCGGTTCCCAGGACGGCGACGACACGTTCACCATTGCTGCCGTGGACGTGCCGTCCGCCTGTGGCCTCGGCGGCAAGACATTGGGAGAACTGCACTTCCGACGCGACTTCGGGGTAACCGTGATCGGGATCGAGCGCGGCGACCAGCGCCTCCGCACGATGACGGCGTCCACCGCGATCGAAAGCGAGGATCGGCTGATCGTGGCCGGCTGCGGACACGCCGTGGCCAGCATGCAGGCGGCGATCATCGACGCGTGCAGGATCGACTGA